In Fervidobacterium nodosum Rt17-B1, one genomic interval encodes:
- a CDS encoding phospho-sugar mutase, which produces MILFGTGGIRGIMREGEFDEKTVAVASKGVANYMKMNNLHKVLIAYDTRNNSEKFAKIAASVFSGEGLDAYLFSEPVPTPVLSYGVRKLKMDMGIVITASHNPPEYNGYKVYTSNGVQAIPEVTDVLAKLVENAWNEPINAVEKYNFVSHDMLDEYVQDVARLIGERLDGLKVVYSPLHGTGARFVPQLLRLLGAEVIEVKEQMEHNGNFPTVKTPNPEDDRALELLKDYMVKFNVDLGIATDPDADRVGVVFKNVRLTGNNVGVLLSDNLIDEYRKSGKNNGMLVKTIVSTNMVVPMCKENGIKLFEVPTGFKFIGDLVEKRKDLDFVIGFEESCGYLTGDLARDKDAVLASGLVARVAKKVDLLERLKELYGKYGYYFENLLNFELGSVEKSYAVYEKMKSFSIDGLKNIVDYSKGFDGVIPNETLRLDFDYGMIFVRPSGTEPKMKAYVMVKGESSEDTKAKLEKLSNEMIEIVKKLSEG; this is translated from the coding sequence ATGATTCTTTTCGGTACCGGTGGAATTAGAGGAATTATGCGTGAAGGGGAATTCGATGAAAAAACTGTAGCTGTTGCGTCAAAAGGTGTGGCAAATTATATGAAGATGAACAACTTACACAAAGTTCTTATAGCCTACGATACAAGAAACAACTCTGAAAAGTTTGCGAAGATTGCTGCTTCTGTTTTTTCTGGCGAAGGTCTTGATGCTTATTTATTCTCAGAACCTGTTCCAACTCCCGTGCTTTCATATGGTGTGAGAAAATTGAAGATGGATATGGGAATTGTTATCACCGCAAGTCACAATCCACCGGAATATAATGGTTACAAGGTTTACACATCAAACGGTGTGCAAGCTATACCAGAGGTTACCGATGTTTTGGCTAAGTTAGTAGAGAATGCCTGGAATGAGCCTATAAATGCTGTTGAAAAATATAACTTTGTATCTCATGATATGTTAGATGAATACGTTCAAGATGTTGCAAGGTTAATCGGTGAAAGATTGGATGGATTGAAAGTAGTTTATTCTCCATTACATGGTACGGGTGCAAGATTTGTACCACAACTTTTAAGATTACTTGGTGCAGAGGTTATTGAAGTGAAAGAGCAGATGGAACACAATGGTAATTTTCCAACCGTTAAGACGCCAAATCCAGAAGATGACAGGGCTCTTGAACTTCTAAAAGATTACATGGTGAAATTCAACGTGGATTTGGGAATAGCAACGGACCCTGATGCGGATAGGGTTGGTGTGGTATTTAAGAACGTTAGATTAACTGGAAATAATGTCGGAGTACTTTTAAGCGATAATTTGATAGATGAATACAGAAAAAGTGGCAAGAACAATGGAATGCTTGTAAAAACCATAGTAAGTACAAATATGGTTGTACCAATGTGTAAGGAAAATGGTATAAAGCTCTTTGAAGTACCTACCGGCTTTAAGTTCATCGGTGATTTGGTTGAAAAAAGAAAAGACCTTGATTTTGTAATCGGTTTTGAGGAGAGCTGTGGTTATTTGACTGGTGATTTAGCGAGAGACAAAGACGCTGTACTTGCATCTGGACTTGTTGCAAGGGTTGCCAAAAAAGTTGATCTACTTGAGAGATTGAAAGAGCTTTACGGTAAGTATGGGTATTATTTTGAAAACTTACTAAACTTCGAGCTTGGCTCTGTTGAAAAGTCATATGCAGTGTATGAAAAGATGAAATCATTTAGTATAGATGGTTTGAAAAATATCGTTGATTACTCAAAAGGGTTCGATGGTGTCATACCAAATGAAACGCTTAGGTTAGATTTTGATTATGGTATGATTTTTGTAAGGCCATCTGGTACAGAACCGAAGATGAAAGCCTATGTGATGGTAAAAGGAGAAAGCTCTGAAGATACAAAAGCGAAACTTGAAAAACTTTCGAATGAGATGATAGAGATAGTTAAAAAATTATCGGAAGGATAA